TTTCCTTCCCGAATTGATAGGGCCGGGCGGGATCGTAGACGGACAGCACGGCGCCCGGGTAGGAACAGATGAAGAGCTTGCCGTCCATGTTGGCCATGGAATAGGCTTCGCCGGTGGCGGTGGTGCATATGCCCAGGTCGTCCGTGGCGCCGGTGGACGGATCGTGGTGAAACAGGTGCAACGGCAGGATGCTCGAACCGTAGATGTTGTCGTCGGGCCCGCGATGCACCAGGAAGATCTCGCTGCCCGCGGATACGTAGGCCACGGGGATGGTGCGCGTCCTGCCGGACCCCGGTTGGGTAATAGCGATTTCCCGGAACATCTGAATTTCCCGGTCCGCGAAATCCGCCGTGGAACCATCGGACATCGGCAGCGGCGGCGCCGGATCCGGAAGGCTATCTACGGGTTCGGCTTCGAAGCCCTTCAATCTAAAATCGCCCGCGGTCGACCGGATGTAGAGTTGACCGTCGACCGCCCGGTACAGGTTCAGCGATCCCCCGTCTTCCGTGACCACCACGGGCCCCACGGTCTCGCGCCGGTCCGTGGCCGGATCGTAGACGACCACGTGCGGACGGGTCATCTTGATGTTGCAGGCGATCGTTCCCCCGGCGCCGACGTAGGGATAGCAATACATGTCGGTCTCGTCCATCCGCCCGTGGCGGGTGAACGCGCCGGCTGCCGGATCGTAGCTCGTCAAACCAGCCGAACCGTAGCATCCGATCCAGATCACGCCGTTGTCGTCCTCGTCCATGTTACAGGGAAAGGTATCGTCGGGCAGGTTGATGGCGCCGAGATCTTCCAGTCTTTCCGTCGCGGGATCGTAACGGTAGAGGTGCCCCGCGTAGGCCGCACCGATGTAGACCAGGCCGTCGCGGGTGCGCAAGGCGCCCGTGGGGAAATTGGCGGTGGGATCAGGCGCCGTCGCTTGGGACGTCGTGCCGGTGGCCGGGTCGATTTTCACGACGGTGAAGCCCGCCGCCTGCTGGCCCATCACGGCCACCAGGCAGTCCCGACCAGCCCCGTCCAGTGTGGGGAAGACCCGGACCCAGTTGACGCTGCGGACCGGTATGCCCAGAGTCTGGATCTTTGGGATGGTGTTTATCCTTTACCGGGTTCACGTGACCGCCGACGCGCCTCGTCCGCGAAGATGGCCACCGTTTCCACAAGGGTGCGGCTGCGGTCCACGGTCTCAGGCCGTTCGTGGCCGATGGGACTTTCGGCGATGAGGCGGAAGATGTGTTCGGCGCCTTCGTGAAAACCGGGCGATACCCCGGCACGTTCGTAGGTCGCCGCGATCTCCTGCATTTCACCGATCCAGCGGAAGGCTTTGGCCGACAGGCTGTTCACGCCGCCCATCGCCCTGAGCCGCTGGCCCTGGCTTTCGGCGAATTCCGCCAGCAGCTCCTCACTCAGACCCATGACTTCGGCGGCGGTCAGTGCCGCGGCATGGAGGGCGGAGGTCCCCTTGGTAACCGAGGCATAGCACATCTTGATGCCCGACGCCCTGCCTACTTCGCCGCCCAGTGGCCGGACGAGGATTCCGTGGCCGTCGAGTTGCGTGAGTATGGCCTCGTAAGGACCGGAAGCATAGAAGCGGGTCTTCTCGACTGCGCCGGGAGGACCGCCGATGATGCCTGCGTCAATGAAGCGCCCTCCGGCGCCGGAGATGACCCGGTCGATCTCTCTCGCCGTATCCGGGGAGACTGCGTTGCAGTCGGCGTAGGCCGGCGAGGACCCGGCCTGTCTCGAGGCCGCGGTCCGTTTCAACACCTCCGCTACCTTTCTGGCGAGCGCCAGGGCCTGATCGGGCACCAGGATGGACAGGATCAGGTCGGTGTCCCGCACCAGAACGTCCAGGTCCGGTTCATCCCGGATGCCCGCGGCCGTCGTCAAAGTACGGGTCCGTTCGCTTCGGCCGGTCAGGCAGGTGGCAACATCGAAGCCACCCGCCAGGAGGCATCTCCCTACGGAATGTCCCATCTCTCCCGGGCTCAATATGGCGATTCGTCGTACTTCCATGTTCTCCTCCCCGTTCCCCTCCCCGCCGGGGTCAACTTCGGATCCTCCTGGCCACCATGCGACGGATCACACGGTGGCCTTCATCCACGTCCTCTTCGTGCAACACGGTAAACTCGCCGGCGGGAAGCCGGTTCGCGGGTTCGTCTTCTTTGAAGCACCAGTCCGGGTTCTGTGCGGGCCGGTACCGCAGGTGGTCCAGGTTAAAGCCCTGCCAGGCGATGAGCCCTCCGTCGGCGACCACGGGCCAGGCATAGTCGAAGACCGCCGCCTCCCAGTACATTACGCAGATCACAAGGGCGAATTTACTATCGGTTGGCGGACGCCAGGATGCCAGGTCCGCTTCCACGCAGGTCAGACGGGGCTCGAGCCCCTTTTCCGCCGCCTCCGTACGCAAATGGTCAAGCGCTACGTTCGATATGTCGACAGCAAGCACCTCGCGACCGTCGCCGGCCAGGGTGAGAGCCTGGTCCGACTGGCCGCAGGCGAGTTCCAGCACGGGACCTTCTGGATATCCCAGGGCACCGGCCCGGTCGTACAGCGGGCAAAAACCCTTGGGCGCCAGGCGCTTCGGCGACAGGTACCTTGCGTTCCACTTCAGCCGGTCGGGATGGTCTTCAAGTGGTTCCGTGCGGGGATTCGTGTTCTTCAATGTGTATCCGCTTCCAATGGCCAATGGCCGATGGCCGATGGCCGATGGCCGGTTGACGGCTGGCCGGCTGATGGCTGGCCGCCTGACGATTGGCCGTCTAGCCGGATCGATTACGCGGGAATCGACCGCAACGGGTATTCCTGGGCCACGACCAGGATGTGGCTACCCTGCCTGACCGGCTGGCGGAACGCCTGCGAAAGCACGTAGCCGTCCACGCCCGCGCGTACAGGCCAGGGCGGATCGTCCACGCGGTAGAAATCGTGCAGGTTTCCCACGGTCTGCCCCGCCGCAACGCGTGCGCCGCAGGCCATGAGCGGTTCGTAGTGACCCGGGAAAGGCGCCGGTACGTAACAGGCCCGGTCGATTATGGCCGTCAGTTTCTGGGTGCCGTCGGCGTGATGGGCGATGGGCTGGATGTCACCGGCAAGCTGGCCGTGGTGGATGGCCGCGGCCCGTATGCCGTGCCGCGCATACCGGACGCCGTCGGGATTGACCGATTCTCCCCAGCCCAGTTCGGTGCCGATGGTGATCTTACCCAACCGCTCGGCTTCGCTGACCATCAGCCCGGGCGTCTCGTTCTGGTAGGCCATCAAGAAGGGCGTGCCGAACCACCGTGCCGTATTTTCGATGACGACCGCCTGTTCCGGATCATCCACCTCGTGGAAACTCGAACACAGGGCGAAGTCGAGCTCGGCCCCGCCGGAATGGATGTCCGTCACGACGTGCACACGGGGCCAGAGATATTCCCGCACAAACCCGGCGATCCGGTGGGTGATGCCCGCGAGGGCCGGCGAGGTGCCGGCGCCGTCCACGAACGCCCGGTTCAGGTTGACCCCGTCGTCGGCGTCGCTGGCCCGGCGGCCCGCGTGAAAGGCAGCGGGGTTGAGCACGGGAATGAAGATCAGACGCCCCTTGACGGCTACCAGCTCGATCTCCTGAAGCAGTACCTTGACCGCCACCGGTCCTTCGTATTCGTTGCCGTGGTTGGAACCTGTGGCGAGAAGGCCTTCGCCTTCGCGCGCGTCAGGTCCGACCATGACCGTCAGGGGGATGAGATGGTCCGCCCAGAGTGAATCGTGTTCGAGGGCGACCCAGTAGTCCCGGCGCCCGGGCGAATCGAGATCGAGTTTATCGGGCCGGACGACTTCACGAGGCATGGGGGATTCCTTTCACACCGAGACGCCGAGGAGGCCGCGCGTTATCTGGAAATCCGTGTTGCCGACGACCGCGGCCCGAGGTGCATACCTCCCGGCGGCCGTATTCCGGATCAGGGCCAGCACGCCCTGGCGCCATTCCGCCGGTCCCCCGGTCAGGATGAGATCCACGTCTTCGCGGAAGGAACCGGGCAGTTCGTCCGCTCCGACCTGCAGCACCGGGATCATGGGATGGCCGGGCAGGGGGTGGCCGCCGACGCCGGCGACGACCAACTCCACGCCGGCCGCGCCTAGCCCGGTCAGGGTTTCCACCCAGTGGGCCGTCTGGGTCTCCATCACGTGCAATCCGGGTACCGAAGCGGGCTCTCCGTAAGTCAATGTCGGGGACGCGGTTCCATCTTTCAGACACCGCAGGAAAGCCGGGTGGCCGAGCAGCGCGGCGTTGTCCGGCACCACGACCGTACCGCCCCCATTTACGACATCGAGGATCAATTGCGACAGTGCTTCGGATACATCATTGGAAACCGGATCGGCCGTGGCAGCCGGGCATAAGGTCGTATCCGGACTGGCCGCGGTAGTCGGGCCAGCCGTCGTAGCCGGACCAGCCGTGGCAAACAGATCCGAGGCCGGCGGACCGGCCGTCGCCACACCCAGCCTGAGCGTAGACAGGCCGGCTTCGACCGCGACCGGCCCCTCGCAGCCGTCCAGGGTCCCAGTGAACCAATCCTCGATACGGTCGATGACCTTCTCGATACCGCCGTCGAGCTGCACGCTGGCCCAGCCGAAGCTCGCAGGATCCAGACCGCGGTCGACCAGTTGCTGGCGGTAGAAATCGTTGTGCGTGCGTTCACAACCATGTTCCAGGAGCAGGGCGGCCGCCGTCATGGGGTGGGTGAGGTAGCCGGTCATGGTGCGGATGTACATCTCCTCGGATACGCCGCCCGAGACGCCGCACCCCTCGGTGTGCACCAGGGCGACGAAACGGGACAGGCCGGCGTCGCGCCCCACGCCTTTTTCGGTCAACCGTTCCGCGGCCATGCGGGCGATCTGGCCGGAGCACAGACTGGTGGGAAGTATGAGGCCGATCCGGTCGGTGGCGCGCGACCCTTTCGATTCGAACACGGGCAGCCTGAACGCCGGCGGGGGCGCCTGTTCCCCGTTCGACCGGACCGCCAGCGGCCTGCCCTCCGGTGCGGGACGATCGCGCAGGTCCTGCAGCCGGCTCCCGTCGGTCTGCCGCCAGTCCCGCCAGATCTGGGTCTGGCTGTGGCCCGCCCGCTCGCCGCGGGTCAACTCGCCCGACGCCGCGCGCAGCGTCAGATCGAGGGTCTGCCGGCCCAGTTCTTCCATGGACACGCCATCCAGGTAAGCCCCGGCGTTCACGTCCATTTCCCCCGAGAGCATCTCGTACCGCTTCGTGGTCGTCACGAACTTGATCGTCGGCACGAAGGGGAAGTTGGTGATGGAACCGTTCCCGGTGATGAAGAAGATGAGATTGCCGCCGGACGCCACCTGGCCCGCGATGGCTTCCAGGTCATTGCCCGGACTGTCCATGAAGTAGTACCCCGGTTCCTTCATCGGGACCGCGTAGTCGATGGCGTAGTCGAGACGTACGTCCGGGTGTCGCTTACGGGCCGCGCCGATGGACTTGAGCACGATGTTGTAGATCCCCCGGAGCTTATTGCCGCCGGACGGATTGGCGTCGACCGACTGGCCGTGCCACGCCGTGCGCTCCTGGAACCGCTCGATCATATGGAGGAAGGTGCGGGCCGTCTCGATGTCCCGTACGTTGTCCAGCACGTAGGGTTCGCCGCCGATGAGCTCGTCTGTCTCCGCGAGATTGGCCTTCCCGCCGAAGCGGATGATCTCACGGGCCACGAGCGCGGCCAGGGGATTGCCCGATATCCCGGAAAAGGAATCGGAACCGCCGCATTGAAGCACGATGTTGAGATGAGAAGCGGATACCGGTTTCCGCGAAACTCGGTTGACTGTCTCGAACCATCCGGTGACGATCCCCGCGCAGCGCTCCAGGTCCTCTTCG
This genomic window from Gemmatimonadota bacterium contains:
- a CDS encoding DUF1932 domain-containing protein; translation: MEVRRIAILSPGEMGHSVGRCLLAGGFDVATCLTGRSERTRTLTTAAGIRDEPDLDVLVRDTDLILSILVPDQALALARKVAEVLKRTAASRQAGSSPAYADCNAVSPDTAREIDRVISGAGGRFIDAGIIGGPPGAVEKTRFYASGPYEAILTQLDGHGILVRPLGGEVGRASGIKMCYASVTKGTSALHAAALTAAEVMGLSEELLAEFAESQGQRLRAMGGVNSLSAKAFRWIGEMQEIAATYERAGVSPGFHEGAEHIFRLIAESPIGHERPETVDRSRTLVETVAIFADEARRRSREPGKG
- a CDS encoding UxaA family hydrolase yields the protein MPACRLKDIARLAEPGDNVAIVSRRQEAGTEVRDDAGASFSLAHTLLEGHRFAVQPIPAGEFVLSWGLPFGRATRDIAPGDYLCNADILDALRVRQVDFALPDQPNFEDRVVPYELDESTFKPGEQVPLSDRPPAFDGFDRGPARGVGTRNYIILLGITSQTTGFVRRLESLLKDQADRYPNIDGVVAVAHTEGGSGMDPNNRELVLRTLAGFMVHANVGAVLAVDRGTEFVSDRMLENYMRLNRYPLSDVPHRFETLKGGFEEDLERCAGIVTGWFETVNRVSRKPVSASHLNIVLQCGGSDSFSGISGNPLAALVAREIIRFGGKANLAETDELIGGEPYVLDNVRDIETARTFLHMIERFQERTAWHGQSVDANPSGGNKLRGIYNIVLKSIGAARKRHPDVRLDYAIDYAVPMKEPGYYFMDSPGNDLEAIAGQVASGGNLIFFITGNGSITNFPFVPTIKFVTTTKRYEMLSGEMDVNAGAYLDGVSMEELGRQTLDLTLRAASGELTRGERAGHSQTQIWRDWRQTDGSRLQDLRDRPAPEGRPLAVRSNGEQAPPPAFRLPVFESKGSRATDRIGLILPTSLCSGQIARMAAERLTEKGVGRDAGLSRFVALVHTEGCGVSGGVSEEMYIRTMTGYLTHPMTAAALLLEHGCERTHNDFYRQQLVDRGLDPASFGWASVQLDGGIEKVIDRIEDWFTGTLDGCEGPVAVEAGLSTLRLGVATAGPPASDLFATAGPATTAGPTTAASPDTTLCPAATADPVSNDVSEALSQLILDVVNGGGTVVVPDNAALLGHPAFLRCLKDGTASPTLTYGEPASVPGLHVMETQTAHWVETLTGLGAAGVELVVAGVGGHPLPGHPMIPVLQVGADELPGSFREDVDLILTGGPAEWRQGVLALIRNTAAGRYAPRAAVVGNTDFQITRGLLGVSV
- a CDS encoding succinylglutamate desuccinylase/aspartoacylase family protein; this encodes MPREVVRPDKLDLDSPGRRDYWVALEHDSLWADHLIPLTVMVGPDAREGEGLLATGSNHGNEYEGPVAVKVLLQEIELVAVKGRLIFIPVLNPAAFHAGRRASDADDGVNLNRAFVDGAGTSPALAGITHRIAGFVREYLWPRVHVVTDIHSGGAELDFALCSSFHEVDDPEQAVVIENTARWFGTPFLMAYQNETPGLMVSEAERLGKITIGTELGWGESVNPDGVRYARHGIRAAAIHHGQLAGDIQPIAHHADGTQKLTAIIDRACYVPAPFPGHYEPLMACGARVAAGQTVGNLHDFYRVDDPPWPVRAGVDGYVLSQAFRQPVRQGSHILVVAQEYPLRSIPA
- a CDS encoding class I SAM-dependent methyltransferase; amino-acid sequence: MKNTNPRTEPLEDHPDRLKWNARYLSPKRLAPKGFCPLYDRAGALGYPEGPVLELACGQSDQALTLAGDGREVLAVDISNVALDHLRTEAAEKGLEPRLTCVEADLASWRPPTDSKFALVICVMYWEAAVFDYAWPVVADGGLIAWQGFNLDHLRYRPAQNPDWCFKEDEPANRLPAGEFTVLHEEDVDEGHRVIRRMVARRIRS